A single region of the Plutella xylostella chromosome 28, ilPluXylo3.1, whole genome shotgun sequence genome encodes:
- the LOC119693234 gene encoding uncharacterized protein LOC119693234, with protein sequence MMMTAAQPSLVSIEATIPPFSGADPTYPAARWVEEISDNAEIFGWSPSQKLLMARRALTGVAGLWLRSEKVFKTFDELQRALLEEFPYDVNPKVIHELMTNRKKKRDESCYEYMLVMKELGKRGGFEDYVAIQYIVDGIEDCVIHKVMLYGVTTYPDLKEKLKIYEYMKRKMEMSARTRRGERPIDDVSVKQDPEQQQSSGCGDKSVVSVKQHSSMFEYEVRMDEANKRSNDYSQETEVTAIKNEYEKCQRQTEVVNNVNNKQVIQNKKEKSSKEVPIELESIKEEKIVEHKVEEVCETKVEEKIEKVVKKEHFSGEFANLVKKKDGQKRYVERRFQDGLMENKILYEGNQKKMMVSRVMEIARRVHENGTFSAKMMKEAMDKDYHILR encoded by the exons ATGATGATGACGGCGGCCCAACCCTCGTTGGTCAGCATTGAGGCGACAATCCCACCGTTCTCAGGAGCAGACCCGACGTACCCGGCGGCAAGGTGGGTCGAGGAGATCAGTGACAATGCGGAGATATTCGGGTGGTCACCTTCCCAAAAGTTGCTGATGGCGCGACGTGCTCTGACTGGTGTGGCAGGTCTGTGGCTCCGGAgtgaaaaagtttttaagaCTTTCGACGAACTGCAGCGGGCTCTGCTGGAGGAGTTTCCCTACGATGTCAACCCGAAGGTGATCCACGAGCTCATGACTAACCGCAAGAAGAAGCGCGACGAGAGCTGTTATGAGTACATGCTGGTGATGAAGGAGCTGGGAAAGCGCGGTGGATTTGAAGACTACGTGGCAATACAATATATAGTGGATGGTATCGAAGACTGTGTGATACACAAAGTCATGCTGTATGGTGTCACCACATATCCGGACCTGAAGGAAAAGCTGAAAATTTACGAGTATATGAAAAGAAAGATGGAGATGAGTGCACGAACGAGAA GAGGCGAACGACCGATAGACGACGTGTCGGTAAAGCAGGACCCTGAACAGCAACAGAGCAGCGGATGCGGAGACAAGTCGGTGGTGTCGGTAAAACAGCACTCGAGTATGTTCGAGTACGAAGTCAGGATGGACGAGGCCAACAAACGGAGTAATGATTATTCGCAGGAAACAGAAGTGACAGCGATAAAGAACGAATACGAGAAATGTCAACGTCAGACGGAAgttgtaaataatgtaaataataagcAAGTTATACAGAATAAAAAGGAGAAAAGTAGCAAAGAGGTACCAATAGAGCTGGAGAGTATTAAGGAGGAAAAGATTGTTGAACATAAAGTTGAAGAGGTATGTGAGACAAAGGTGGAAGAAAAAATTGAAAAGGTAGTTAAAAAGGAGCATTTTTCAGGCGAGTTTGCTAATCTTGTGAAGAAGAAAGATGGCCAAAAAAGATATGTAGAAAGACGATTTCAAGATGGTTTGATGGAGaataaaatactttacgaAGGGAACCAGAAGAAAATGATGGTTTCAAGAGTTATGGAGATAGCGAGAAGGGTACACGAGAATGGTACTTTCTCAGCAAAGATGATGAAAGAAGCGATGGACAAAGATTATCACATACTTCGTTGA
- the LOC119691384 gene encoding uncharacterized protein LOC119691384, protein MAGKITEFDVVAGNWEAYCERLEMSFLVNDVKESLKVPTLIACVGESAYELMVNLCSPSKPKDKTYADLVALVKEHLQPKPAILAERFRFRQCRQRSDQNVALFVAELKKLARYCEFAKTLDENMRDQFVCGLASDATRQRLFAEDTVDFTKAVQIATTIEAAERDARAVEPGKMAAGGGGGPPGCSEVHHLRAAPCKACGDHRHPHWDCKFRLFECSRCRKVGHLRRMCPMGLEQGGQAGGGGAPGMAQQQRDWSSGARRGAGGGGGRRGGSARGGRATWQRRRGGYTGRGGPTSSYLMREEEEGQERDSDEQREEDEPVHQMSLREYKPAW, encoded by the exons atggccGGTAAAATAACGGAGTTCGACGTGGTTGCCGGGAACTGGGAAGCTTATTGCGAACGGTTGGAGATGTCGTTCCTAGTAAACGACGTTAAGGAATCACTGAAGGTGCCTACATTAATAGCGTGCGTCGGTGAGAGTGCATATGAATTGATGGTTAATTTGTGTAGCCCGTCAAAACCAAAGGACAAAACATACGCGGATCTGGTGGCCCTCGTCAAGGAACATTTACAGCCGAAACCAGCAATATTAGCAGAGCGGTTCCGTTTTAGACAGTGTCGTCAGCGCAGTGATCAAAACGTGGCTCTGTTCGTGGCTGAATTAAAGAAACTAGCGAGGTATTGTGAATTCGCGAAAACGTTGGACGAGAACATGCGAGATCAATTTGTGTGCGGGTTAGCTAGTGACGCCACCCGTCAGAGGTTATTTGCGGAGGACACCGTGGATTTTACTAAGGCAGTGCAAATAGCCACCACTATCGAAGCAGCGGAACGGGACGCGCGAGCGGTGGAGCCGGGCAAGatggcggcgggcggcggcggcgggccgcCGGGCTGCAGCGAGGTGCACCACCTGCGGGCGGCGCCGTGCAAGGCGTGCGGGGACCATCGACACCCGCACTGGGACTGCAAGTTCCGACTCTTCGAGTGCAGCCGGTGCCGAAAAGTGGGACACTTAAGGCGAATGTGCCCGATGGGCCTGGAGCAAGGCGGGCAGGCGGGCGGCGGAGGCGCGCCGGGGATGGCGCAGCAGCAGCGAGACTGGAGTAGCGGAGCGCgacgcggggcgggcggcggcggcgggcggcgcggcgggagcgcgcgcggcggccgcgccaCGTGGCAGCGGCGCCGCGGCGGCTACACAGGGCGGGGCGGCCCTACCTCCTCATATCTCATGAGGGAGGAAGAAGAAGGACAAGAAAGGGACAGCGATGAACAACGGGAAGAAGACGAACCTGTTCACCAAATGTCCTTGAGGGAGTATAAGCCg GCATGGTGA
- the LOC125490840 gene encoding uncharacterized protein LOC125490840 — MNTEALIKRQEDCFDSIKRICVNFGKDAPERKTLEYLKKRIEALDTHWQQFAETDKLLNAGEEKNLSYFTSNVFVKAQEKYLRAKSQMVALQAQWVAELMKTQPQPTAGTSKEERGESAGTFGVVQDIFGGINTDLTDRKSVLLQQQQRNFKAFQRAATKVNIDTIEEKWDLEDRLNILKTKWNAIDKIHWELDNWLNGSNELYEQEYNRLENLYEELRKVINKKMWANLHYEKSTPRVEIPEFSGEYAQWVSFKDIFMETIHNNPLISKTQKMQHLKTKLRGEAEKLVQHLTVSADNYECCWEIIQNRFDNKRLLFSSYINTLLNQPIVQQPNAYQIKRMHDTTLEALNALKNIGLDTSTWDPIVVHLLSQKLDAATYNDYVQGLQKPREFPVLKELLNFLESKFMALETVKTNHPAVKSYYKNNKVKAPSFKNAEKGSKSFHKNTNLVKKEEEEVLLTTVKIMVKNTDGNYIVLRALLDQGSQVSLITENAAQRLRLARQKGNAVVSGVGSAMGSSKGLLTLECKSIHSDYTFITKVLIMNKLINNLPNTKLTTSNWTHLDNIKLADPDYFTPGPIDLLLGADIYSEIILEGVLKQDSNSPVAQQTKLGWILCGNTKTFKCFVTLNEIEELTRFWESEEITKDTELTDSEAYCEKYYAETTERQEDGS; from the exons ATGAATACCGAAGCACTGATCAAGCGTCAAGAGGACTGCTTTGATAGCATCAAGAGGATATGTGTTAATTTTGGCAAGGACGCTCCTGAAAGAAAAACACTGGAGTATCTTAAGAAGAGAATCGAAGCTCTCGATACGCACTGGCAACAATTTGCAGAAACTGACAAGTTACTGAACGCGGGTGAGGAGAAAAACTTATCTTATTTTACTAGCAACGTGTTTGTGAAAGCTCAGGAGAAATATCTTAGAGCTAAAAGTCAGATGGTGGCCTTACAAGCGCAGTGGGTAGCTGAACTAATGAAGACTCAACCACAACCGACTGCTGGAACGTCTAAGGAAGAGAGAGGAGAGTCAGCCGGGACGTTCGGCGTAGTGCAAGACATATTTGGAGGG ATAAATACGGATTTAACTGACAGGAAGAGCGTCTTgttacaacaacaacaacgtAATTTCAAAGCTTTTCAACGTGCCGCTACCAAGGTCAACATCGACACCATCGAGGAAAAATGGGACCTGGAAGATCGGTTAAATATTCTCAAGACTAAATGGAATGCTATTGACAAAATTCATTGGGAATTGGACAACTGGCTCAACGGATCTAACGAATTATATGAGCAGGAGTATAACAGGTTAGAGAATCTCTATGAAGAATTACGCAAGGTCATCAACAAGAAGATGTGGGCCAACTTACACTACGAGAAGTCTACGCCGAGAGTAGAAATCCCGGAATTCTCTGGCGAGTACGCTCAGTGGGTTTCATTTAAAGATATCTTCATGGAAACGATTCATAACAACCCCCTTATCAGTAAAACACAGAAAATGCAGCATTTGAAGACAAAACTTAGGGGTGAAGCTGAGAAACTGGTGCAGCATTTAACTGTGTCAGCAGATAATTACGAGTGCTGTTGGGAAATTATTCAAAACCGGTTTGACAATAAGAGACTGCTATTTTCATCATACATCAATACTCTGTTAAACCAACCTATTGTCCAGCAACCGAATGCGTATCAAATAAAGAGGATGCATGATACGACATTAGAAGCCTTGAACGCGCTAAAGAACATTGGATTGGATACTTCGACTTGGGACCCGATAGTGGTTCACCTCTTGTCACAGAAGCTGGATGCAGCCACTTACAATGACTACGTGCAAGGCTTACAAAAACCGAGAGAGTTTCCAGTGCTAAAGGAGTTGCTGAACTTTCTAGAATCCAAATTCATGGCCTTAGAAACCGTCAAAACTAATCACCCAGCGGTGAAAAGTTATTACAAGAATAACAAGGTCAAGGCGCCGAGCTTCAAGAACGCGGAAAAAGGCAGCAAATCATTCCAT AAAAATACTAACCTTGTTAAAAAAGAGGAAGAAGAAGTTTTACTTACCACCGTGAAAATTATGGTTAAAAATACTGATGGGAACTATATAGTATTGCGAGCTTTACTGGATCAGGGATCTCAAGTGTCACTGATCACTGAGAACGCGGCGCAGCGACTCAGACTGGCGAGGCAAAAGGGAAACGCAGTCGTATCAGGAGTTGGATCAGCAATGGGCAGCAGCAAAGGCTTACTGACACTGGAGTGTAAATCAATACATTCAgattatacatttattacaaAGGTGCTCATAATGAACAAACTGATTAATAACTTACCCAACACTAAACTAACCACGTCAAACTGGACGCACCTAGACAATATTAAACTGGCTGACCCCGATTACTTCACTCCTGGCCCTATTGATCTATTGCTCGGAGCGGATATTTACTCCGAGATTATACTGGAGGGAGTGCTGAAGCAGGATTCAAACTCTCCCGTCGCGCAGCAGACCAAGTTGGGCTGGATTCTCTGCGGGAACACCAAAACATTCAAGTGCTTTGTAACCCTCAATGAGATAGAGGAGTTAACTAGATTCTGGGAATCAGAGGAAATAACAAAGGACACCGAGCTCACAGATTCTGAAGCGTACTGTGAAAAGTATTACGCGGAAACAACTGAACGGCAAGAAGATGGCAG CTAG